A genomic region of Saccopteryx bilineata isolate mSacBil1 chromosome 1, mSacBil1_pri_phased_curated, whole genome shotgun sequence contains the following coding sequences:
- the GHR gene encoding growth hormone receptor isoform X3 yields the protein MRTRALNPEARLEGPTGMDLWKLLLTLAVAGSTDAFSGSEDSSGRPQFTKCRSPELETFSCHWTEGARHRVSSPGSIQLFYIRRNTQERTQEWKECPDYVSAGENSCYFNASYTSIWIPYCIKLTSDGGTVDQKCFSVEEIVQPDPPTGLNWTLLNISLTGIYADIQVRWEPPSNADVQKGWIVLEYELQYKEINETQWKVMDPMSSTSVPVYSLRLEKEYEVRVRSRQRNSEKYGEFSEVLYVTLPQMSALACEEDFQFPWLMIICGIFGLTVILFLFVFSKQQRIKMLILPPVPVPKIKGIDPHLFKEGKLEEVNSILAIHDSYKLECYNDDSWVEFIELDIDDPDEKTEGSDTDRLLSDDHQKSLTMLEPKDDDSGRTSCYDPDILEADFNVSDLSDAQPQRFQAEADLLCLEVKNQNNPPPHVALAAAQEPSVILAEDNKPRPLLIDETESAHQAAHTQLSNPSSLANIDFYAQVSDITPAGSVVLSPGQKNKAGISQCDTHPEVVSFCQANFITDNAYFCEADAKKCIAVAPHLEVESHVEPSFNQEDIYITTESLTTTAGRSGMAEGAPSSEMPVPDYTSIHIVQSPRGLVLNATALPLPDKEFLSSCGYVSTDQLNKILP from the exons ATTCTTCTGGAAGGCCTCAATTCACCAAGTGCCGTTCACCTGAGCTGGAGACGTTCTCATGCCACTGGACAGAAGGGGCTCGTCACAGGGTCAGCAGCCCAGGATCCATACAGCTGTTCTATATTAGAAG GAACACTCAAGAGAGGACACAAGAATGGAAAGAATGCCCCGATTATGTCTCCGCTGGAGAAAACAGCTGTTACTTTAATGCATCGTATACCTCCATTTGGATACCCTACTGTATCAAGCTCACCAGCGACGGTGGTACCGTGGATCAAAAGTGCTTCTCCGTTGAGGAAATAG TACAACCAGACCCACCCACTGGCCTCAACTGGACGTTGCTGAACATCAGTTTAACGGGGATTTATGCGGATATCCAAGTGAGATGGGAACCACCCTCCAATGCAGATGTCCAGAAAGGATGGATAGTCCTGGAGTATGAGCtgcaatacaaagaaataaatgagacCCAGTGGAAAGTG ATGGACCCCATGTCATCAACCTCAGTCCCAGTGTACTCACTGAGactagaaaaagaatatgaagtGCGTGTGCGGTCCAGACAACGGAACTCCGAGAAGTACGGCGAGTTCAGTGAGGTGCTCTATGTAACACTTCCTCAGATGAGTGCGTTGGCATGTGAAGAAG ATTTCCAGTTTCCATGGTTAATGATTATCTGTGGAATATTTGGACTAACAGTGATACTATTTTTATTCGTATTTTCTAAGCAGCAAAG GATTAAGATGCTGATTCTGCCCCCAGTTCCAGTCCCAAAGATTAAAGGAATAGATCCACATCTCTTCAAG GAAGGAAAGTTAGAGGAGGTGAACTCCATCTTAGCCATTCATGACAGCTATAAACTGGAATGCTACAACGATGACTCTTGGGTTGAATTCATTGAACTAGATATTGATGACCCTGATGAAAAGACGGAAGGGTCAGACACAGACAGACTTCTAAGCGATGACCATCAGAAATCACTTACTATGCTCGAGCCGAAGGATGATGACTCTGGACGTACCAGCTGTTATGACCCTGACATTCTGGAGGCTGATTTCAATGTCAGTGACCTGAGTGATGCTCAGCCACAGAGGTTCCAAGCAGAAGCAGATCTCCTGTGCCTTGAAGTGAAGAATCAAAACAATCCACCTCCTCATGTTGCTCTGGCCGCTGCTCAGGAGCCCAGCGTTATCCTAGCGGAGGACAACAAACCAAGACCACTTCTGATCGATGAAACTGAGTCAGCTCATCAAGCCGCCCACACTCAGCTAAGCAATCCAAGTTCACTGGCAAACATTGACTTTTACGCCCAAGTAAGTGACATTACACCAGCAGGGAGTGTGGTCCTTTCCCCGGGCCAAAAGAATAAAGCAGGGATATCCCAGTGCGACACCCATCCGGAAGTAGTCTCATTCTGCCAAGCCAACTTTATCACGGACAATGCCTACTTCTGCGAGGCAGATGCCAAAAAGTGCATCGCTGTGGCCCCCCACTTGGAGGTCGAATCACATGTAGAGCCAAGCTTTAACCAGGAAGACATTTACATCACCACAGAAAGCCTTACCACTACTGCGGGGAGGTCTGGGATGGCAGAAGGGGCCCCGAGCTCTGAGATGCCTGTCCCAGACTATACCTCCATTCACATAGTACAGTCTCCACGGGGCCTCGTGCTCAATGCCACTGCCTTGCCTTTGCCTGACAAAGAGTTTCTGTCATCGTGTGGCTATGTGAGCACAGACCAACTGAACAAAATCCTGCCATAG
- the GHR gene encoding growth hormone receptor isoform X1, which produces MRTRALNPEARLEGPTGMDLWKLLLTLAVAGSTDAFSGSEAIPAILDPAAQSPQGVHPGLRTNSSGRPQFTKCRSPELETFSCHWTEGARHRVSSPGSIQLFYIRRNTQERTQEWKECPDYVSAGENSCYFNASYTSIWIPYCIKLTSDGGTVDQKCFSVEEIVQPDPPTGLNWTLLNISLTGIYADIQVRWEPPSNADVQKGWIVLEYELQYKEINETQWKVMDPMSSTSVPVYSLRLEKEYEVRVRSRQRNSEKYGEFSEVLYVTLPQMSALACEEDFQFPWLMIICGIFGLTVILFLFVFSKQQRIKMLILPPVPVPKIKGIDPHLFKEGKLEEVNSILAIHDSYKLECYNDDSWVEFIELDIDDPDEKTEGSDTDRLLSDDHQKSLTMLEPKDDDSGRTSCYDPDILEADFNVSDLSDAQPQRFQAEADLLCLEVKNQNNPPPHVALAAAQEPSVILAEDNKPRPLLIDETESAHQAAHTQLSNPSSLANIDFYAQVSDITPAGSVVLSPGQKNKAGISQCDTHPEVVSFCQANFITDNAYFCEADAKKCIAVAPHLEVESHVEPSFNQEDIYITTESLTTTAGRSGMAEGAPSSEMPVPDYTSIHIVQSPRGLVLNATALPLPDKEFLSSCGYVSTDQLNKILP; this is translated from the exons ATTCTTCTGGAAGGCCTCAATTCACCAAGTGCCGTTCACCTGAGCTGGAGACGTTCTCATGCCACTGGACAGAAGGGGCTCGTCACAGGGTCAGCAGCCCAGGATCCATACAGCTGTTCTATATTAGAAG GAACACTCAAGAGAGGACACAAGAATGGAAAGAATGCCCCGATTATGTCTCCGCTGGAGAAAACAGCTGTTACTTTAATGCATCGTATACCTCCATTTGGATACCCTACTGTATCAAGCTCACCAGCGACGGTGGTACCGTGGATCAAAAGTGCTTCTCCGTTGAGGAAATAG TACAACCAGACCCACCCACTGGCCTCAACTGGACGTTGCTGAACATCAGTTTAACGGGGATTTATGCGGATATCCAAGTGAGATGGGAACCACCCTCCAATGCAGATGTCCAGAAAGGATGGATAGTCCTGGAGTATGAGCtgcaatacaaagaaataaatgagacCCAGTGGAAAGTG ATGGACCCCATGTCATCAACCTCAGTCCCAGTGTACTCACTGAGactagaaaaagaatatgaagtGCGTGTGCGGTCCAGACAACGGAACTCCGAGAAGTACGGCGAGTTCAGTGAGGTGCTCTATGTAACACTTCCTCAGATGAGTGCGTTGGCATGTGAAGAAG ATTTCCAGTTTCCATGGTTAATGATTATCTGTGGAATATTTGGACTAACAGTGATACTATTTTTATTCGTATTTTCTAAGCAGCAAAG GATTAAGATGCTGATTCTGCCCCCAGTTCCAGTCCCAAAGATTAAAGGAATAGATCCACATCTCTTCAAG GAAGGAAAGTTAGAGGAGGTGAACTCCATCTTAGCCATTCATGACAGCTATAAACTGGAATGCTACAACGATGACTCTTGGGTTGAATTCATTGAACTAGATATTGATGACCCTGATGAAAAGACGGAAGGGTCAGACACAGACAGACTTCTAAGCGATGACCATCAGAAATCACTTACTATGCTCGAGCCGAAGGATGATGACTCTGGACGTACCAGCTGTTATGACCCTGACATTCTGGAGGCTGATTTCAATGTCAGTGACCTGAGTGATGCTCAGCCACAGAGGTTCCAAGCAGAAGCAGATCTCCTGTGCCTTGAAGTGAAGAATCAAAACAATCCACCTCCTCATGTTGCTCTGGCCGCTGCTCAGGAGCCCAGCGTTATCCTAGCGGAGGACAACAAACCAAGACCACTTCTGATCGATGAAACTGAGTCAGCTCATCAAGCCGCCCACACTCAGCTAAGCAATCCAAGTTCACTGGCAAACATTGACTTTTACGCCCAAGTAAGTGACATTACACCAGCAGGGAGTGTGGTCCTTTCCCCGGGCCAAAAGAATAAAGCAGGGATATCCCAGTGCGACACCCATCCGGAAGTAGTCTCATTCTGCCAAGCCAACTTTATCACGGACAATGCCTACTTCTGCGAGGCAGATGCCAAAAAGTGCATCGCTGTGGCCCCCCACTTGGAGGTCGAATCACATGTAGAGCCAAGCTTTAACCAGGAAGACATTTACATCACCACAGAAAGCCTTACCACTACTGCGGGGAGGTCTGGGATGGCAGAAGGGGCCCCGAGCTCTGAGATGCCTGTCCCAGACTATACCTCCATTCACATAGTACAGTCTCCACGGGGCCTCGTGCTCAATGCCACTGCCTTGCCTTTGCCTGACAAAGAGTTTCTGTCATCGTGTGGCTATGTGAGCACAGACCAACTGAACAAAATCCTGCCATAG
- the GHR gene encoding growth hormone receptor isoform X2 — protein sequence MDLWKLLLTLAVAGSTDAFSGSEAIPAILDPAAQSPQGVHPGLRTNSSGRPQFTKCRSPELETFSCHWTEGARHRVSSPGSIQLFYIRRNTQERTQEWKECPDYVSAGENSCYFNASYTSIWIPYCIKLTSDGGTVDQKCFSVEEIVQPDPPTGLNWTLLNISLTGIYADIQVRWEPPSNADVQKGWIVLEYELQYKEINETQWKVMDPMSSTSVPVYSLRLEKEYEVRVRSRQRNSEKYGEFSEVLYVTLPQMSALACEEDFQFPWLMIICGIFGLTVILFLFVFSKQQRIKMLILPPVPVPKIKGIDPHLFKEGKLEEVNSILAIHDSYKLECYNDDSWVEFIELDIDDPDEKTEGSDTDRLLSDDHQKSLTMLEPKDDDSGRTSCYDPDILEADFNVSDLSDAQPQRFQAEADLLCLEVKNQNNPPPHVALAAAQEPSVILAEDNKPRPLLIDETESAHQAAHTQLSNPSSLANIDFYAQVSDITPAGSVVLSPGQKNKAGISQCDTHPEVVSFCQANFITDNAYFCEADAKKCIAVAPHLEVESHVEPSFNQEDIYITTESLTTTAGRSGMAEGAPSSEMPVPDYTSIHIVQSPRGLVLNATALPLPDKEFLSSCGYVSTDQLNKILP from the exons ATTCTTCTGGAAGGCCTCAATTCACCAAGTGCCGTTCACCTGAGCTGGAGACGTTCTCATGCCACTGGACAGAAGGGGCTCGTCACAGGGTCAGCAGCCCAGGATCCATACAGCTGTTCTATATTAGAAG GAACACTCAAGAGAGGACACAAGAATGGAAAGAATGCCCCGATTATGTCTCCGCTGGAGAAAACAGCTGTTACTTTAATGCATCGTATACCTCCATTTGGATACCCTACTGTATCAAGCTCACCAGCGACGGTGGTACCGTGGATCAAAAGTGCTTCTCCGTTGAGGAAATAG TACAACCAGACCCACCCACTGGCCTCAACTGGACGTTGCTGAACATCAGTTTAACGGGGATTTATGCGGATATCCAAGTGAGATGGGAACCACCCTCCAATGCAGATGTCCAGAAAGGATGGATAGTCCTGGAGTATGAGCtgcaatacaaagaaataaatgagacCCAGTGGAAAGTG ATGGACCCCATGTCATCAACCTCAGTCCCAGTGTACTCACTGAGactagaaaaagaatatgaagtGCGTGTGCGGTCCAGACAACGGAACTCCGAGAAGTACGGCGAGTTCAGTGAGGTGCTCTATGTAACACTTCCTCAGATGAGTGCGTTGGCATGTGAAGAAG ATTTCCAGTTTCCATGGTTAATGATTATCTGTGGAATATTTGGACTAACAGTGATACTATTTTTATTCGTATTTTCTAAGCAGCAAAG GATTAAGATGCTGATTCTGCCCCCAGTTCCAGTCCCAAAGATTAAAGGAATAGATCCACATCTCTTCAAG GAAGGAAAGTTAGAGGAGGTGAACTCCATCTTAGCCATTCATGACAGCTATAAACTGGAATGCTACAACGATGACTCTTGGGTTGAATTCATTGAACTAGATATTGATGACCCTGATGAAAAGACGGAAGGGTCAGACACAGACAGACTTCTAAGCGATGACCATCAGAAATCACTTACTATGCTCGAGCCGAAGGATGATGACTCTGGACGTACCAGCTGTTATGACCCTGACATTCTGGAGGCTGATTTCAATGTCAGTGACCTGAGTGATGCTCAGCCACAGAGGTTCCAAGCAGAAGCAGATCTCCTGTGCCTTGAAGTGAAGAATCAAAACAATCCACCTCCTCATGTTGCTCTGGCCGCTGCTCAGGAGCCCAGCGTTATCCTAGCGGAGGACAACAAACCAAGACCACTTCTGATCGATGAAACTGAGTCAGCTCATCAAGCCGCCCACACTCAGCTAAGCAATCCAAGTTCACTGGCAAACATTGACTTTTACGCCCAAGTAAGTGACATTACACCAGCAGGGAGTGTGGTCCTTTCCCCGGGCCAAAAGAATAAAGCAGGGATATCCCAGTGCGACACCCATCCGGAAGTAGTCTCATTCTGCCAAGCCAACTTTATCACGGACAATGCCTACTTCTGCGAGGCAGATGCCAAAAAGTGCATCGCTGTGGCCCCCCACTTGGAGGTCGAATCACATGTAGAGCCAAGCTTTAACCAGGAAGACATTTACATCACCACAGAAAGCCTTACCACTACTGCGGGGAGGTCTGGGATGGCAGAAGGGGCCCCGAGCTCTGAGATGCCTGTCCCAGACTATACCTCCATTCACATAGTACAGTCTCCACGGGGCCTCGTGCTCAATGCCACTGCCTTGCCTTTGCCTGACAAAGAGTTTCTGTCATCGTGTGGCTATGTGAGCACAGACCAACTGAACAAAATCCTGCCATAG